From the Hyphomicrobium sp. ghe19 genome, one window contains:
- a CDS encoding DUF1345 domain-containing protein, translated as MIAAAVGVLALSLLPSSLHASVREAMAWCLSGAIYLVMTFTVMRQCRSDKIRTRAARQDDSGVVILVLVLLAIFSSFAAIFGLISAAKAASNEGKALLVGLAAATIVISWLVTQVSFTLHYAHEYYAPQQFSEQAAKGINPLTFPADTTPDYWDFFYFATSFGAASQTSDVIINSKEIRRLTILHAIVSFFFNTMILALTINLAASLA; from the coding sequence TTGATAGCCGCGGCCGTCGGCGTGCTTGCACTCAGCCTATTACCGTCTTCGCTTCACGCTTCCGTTCGCGAGGCCATGGCCTGGTGTCTAAGCGGCGCGATCTACCTCGTGATGACATTCACGGTCATGCGCCAATGCCGTTCCGACAAGATCCGCACCCGAGCAGCACGCCAGGATGATAGCGGCGTCGTCATTTTGGTGCTCGTTCTTCTTGCAATATTTTCAAGTTTCGCGGCGATCTTCGGTTTGATCTCCGCAGCCAAGGCAGCATCGAACGAAGGCAAGGCTCTCCTTGTTGGCCTCGCCGCCGCAACAATCGTCATTTCATGGCTCGTTACTCAGGTGTCGTTCACTCTGCACTACGCGCACGAGTACTACGCCCCCCAACAATTCTCCGAACAAGCGGCTAAAGGCATCAACCCCTTGACGTTCCCGGCCGATACGACGCCGGATTATTGGGATTTCTTCTATTTCGCCACGTCATTTGGAGCAGCGTCGCAGACATCGGATGTCATCATCAACAGCAAGGAGATCCGGCGTTTGACGATCCTCCACGCCATCGTCTCTTTCTTCTTCAACACCATGATTCTCGCCCTCACGATCAATCTCGCGGCGAGCTTGGCTTGA
- a CDS encoding response regulator, protein MSTTRPATAVGCGPLASAGLSTRPLIAVIEDDYRSSMALSMLIDDWGYSCIAARSCLEAVQTLGHRLSNVSAIITDIEIEGEMRGVNDALALAAMIGHPVPTIITTGHSDIVWVTSPFPVVGKPFDPDILHRWLLYNLGPTLQ, encoded by the coding sequence ATGTCCACCACTAGGCCAGCGACGGCCGTTGGTTGCGGTCCGCTGGCATCCGCTGGGCTGTCCACGCGCCCGCTGATCGCGGTAATCGAAGATGACTATCGCTCGTCAATGGCTTTGAGCATGCTGATCGATGACTGGGGGTATTCCTGCATAGCCGCCCGCTCTTGCCTCGAAGCGGTCCAGACTTTGGGGCATCGGCTGAGCAATGTTTCCGCAATCATTACGGACATCGAGATCGAGGGCGAGATGCGGGGCGTCAATGATGCGCTTGCGCTTGCCGCGATGATCGGACATCCGGTGCCAACGATCATCACGACCGGTCATTCCGACATCGTTTGGGTCACGTCGCCATTCCCGGTCGTCGGCAAGCCGTTCGATCCCGACATTCTGCATCGATGGCTGCTTTACAACCTCGGGCCCACACTGCAGTGA
- a CDS encoding response regulator transcription factor, translating into MPVTPRDTVLVADDHGLYRSGFSFLLRDRMGFRSVIEASSFDAALDRLAETPNVELALFDLSMPGISGPEGLRVVKEAYPSIRVAIVSGSEERNDVVKAVAMGLNGYVPKSLADDEIVGALKDILDGRVFVPRFMTSGNAEHAAKLASTDTLAAKRDPGGGATNKAISPRQRDVLDCVRRGLSNKEIARELDIAEGTVKIHLAALFSHFGARNRTELATRS; encoded by the coding sequence ATGCCGGTGACCCCACGCGATACCGTTCTCGTGGCCGACGATCACGGACTTTACAGGTCCGGCTTCAGCTTTTTGCTTCGCGATAGAATGGGGTTCCGTTCTGTCATCGAAGCATCGTCCTTCGACGCCGCGCTGGATCGCCTTGCAGAAACACCAAACGTAGAGCTCGCACTGTTCGATCTGTCGATGCCGGGGATATCGGGGCCCGAGGGCCTGCGCGTGGTGAAAGAGGCCTATCCGAGCATTCGCGTTGCGATCGTCTCGGGATCTGAAGAACGCAACGATGTCGTCAAGGCCGTCGCCATGGGCCTCAACGGATATGTGCCCAAATCGCTGGCGGATGACGAGATCGTCGGCGCGCTCAAAGACATACTGGATGGCCGCGTTTTCGTGCCGCGATTCATGACGTCGGGAAATGCCGAACACGCGGCAAAGCTCGCAAGCACCGATACGCTTGCCGCAAAACGGGACCCCGGCGGTGGAGCCACCAACAAAGCCATTTCACCGCGACAACGCGACGTCCTGGATTGTGTCCGCCGGGGCCTTTCGAACAAAGAGATCGCACGCGAACTCGACATCGCCGAAGGTACGGTGAAAATTCACCTTGCGGCTCTCTTTTCGCATTTTGGAGCTCGCAACCGCACCGAACTCGCAACGCGGAGCTAA
- a CDS encoding ATP-binding protein, whose product MRRVSLKVLIAAAISLVSLLLTIAVSYVIGRDAVSRLEHQIGQSLALLADEMQDKLDRAMFERLQSLDNMAAIGKILQKTDTPDALRASLERFQSAYSDYSWIGFADRNGKILSSTRGEYEGQNVGEQVWFKKGLHEPYVGDVKLPARSDRSPSPRDGHTRSDFIDLAVPISDEESTFGVLGATLSADWAEEVRDTLLGSMKDAMPADVIVLDETRRVLFGPDDITGKTLDLPSIRAARPGEAGFAVEQWPDNTSYVTGFSKSDGYRSYPGLHWIVLVREDQKLAFAPVRSLQTTILICGGIVAALAALLAWILAGKLSQPLLQLADTAEGLRRGQKLEFPQVGGYEEARILSKSLRSLVKELDAQRASLAAANQSLETQVQERTQRLAEQNIGLERAKAEAELATEAKSRFLAAASHDLRQPLHALTLFARALARRVSGNEATTLVAQMEEGLRGLKGMFDALLNISRLDAKLIDPARAPVSVSEIIERISVGSKVEAEQNGLRFLSRSRDWIIETDAALLETIIRNLVSNALKFTKYGGVILAARERDGERVIDVFDTGPGFPIERREKIFEEFSRADQRAYGVNDGLGLGLSIARRYAELLGMKILVASRSGRGSRFTIVLPKSSILEVARRPEPSPKSETAIYGMRILVLDDDPLIVAALTRDLEDRGNLAFGYQTAAEAEKGLCKGLAIDAAVLDFDLRGSETGLEFIKRMAARTNTDIPTVILSGATDSATLAILAKSGRPWLTKPADPELIAATLSAILNAHKVSLNGFNAEFGANASAS is encoded by the coding sequence ATGCGGCGCGTTTCGTTGAAAGTTCTGATTGCAGCGGCGATCTCACTAGTTTCACTTTTGTTGACGATTGCCGTGTCCTACGTGATCGGGCGCGACGCTGTGAGCCGGCTTGAACACCAGATCGGTCAATCGCTGGCGTTGCTGGCGGATGAAATGCAAGACAAGCTCGACCGCGCCATGTTCGAGCGCCTCCAATCCCTCGACAATATGGCCGCCATCGGCAAGATCTTGCAAAAGACCGACACGCCAGACGCGTTGCGCGCCTCACTCGAAAGATTTCAAAGCGCATACTCCGATTATTCCTGGATAGGGTTCGCCGACCGCAACGGCAAAATCCTGAGCTCGACTCGCGGCGAATACGAAGGACAAAACGTCGGCGAGCAGGTCTGGTTCAAGAAGGGCCTACACGAACCATATGTGGGCGACGTAAAACTCCCGGCCCGGTCCGACCGCAGTCCGTCCCCGCGAGACGGTCACACGAGATCGGATTTTATCGATCTCGCGGTCCCGATCTCGGACGAGGAGTCGACGTTCGGAGTTCTTGGCGCAACGTTGAGCGCCGATTGGGCGGAAGAAGTTCGCGACACGCTTCTCGGCAGCATGAAAGATGCGATGCCCGCCGACGTTATTGTCCTCGACGAAACAAGGCGGGTCCTTTTTGGTCCGGACGACATAACCGGAAAAACATTGGATCTGCCGAGTATCAGAGCCGCGCGTCCAGGCGAAGCCGGCTTTGCCGTCGAACAGTGGCCCGACAATACATCGTACGTAACGGGATTTTCCAAAAGCGATGGCTACCGGTCTTATCCCGGCTTGCACTGGATCGTTCTCGTGCGGGAGGATCAGAAACTCGCGTTCGCCCCCGTGCGAAGCTTGCAGACGACGATTCTGATCTGTGGCGGCATCGTTGCGGCGCTTGCCGCTCTTTTGGCTTGGATACTGGCCGGCAAGCTCTCGCAACCGCTGCTTCAGCTTGCCGACACCGCTGAAGGCCTGCGGCGGGGGCAGAAGCTCGAATTTCCCCAGGTCGGCGGCTACGAAGAAGCACGCATCTTGTCGAAATCCCTCAGATCCCTCGTCAAGGAGCTCGACGCCCAAAGAGCTTCCCTTGCGGCCGCAAACCAGTCGCTTGAAACTCAGGTGCAGGAGCGAACGCAGCGACTCGCAGAGCAGAACATCGGCCTCGAGCGCGCAAAGGCCGAAGCGGAACTCGCGACCGAAGCCAAGTCCCGCTTTCTTGCGGCGGCCAGCCATGATCTCCGGCAGCCTCTGCACGCGCTGACATTATTCGCGCGTGCTCTTGCGCGCCGTGTCAGCGGCAACGAAGCGACGACGCTCGTTGCTCAGATGGAGGAAGGGCTACGCGGATTGAAGGGCATGTTCGATGCGCTTCTCAACATTTCGCGCCTCGACGCTAAGCTGATCGATCCGGCACGAGCACCGGTGTCGGTCAGCGAGATCATCGAGCGGATATCGGTTGGCTCAAAAGTCGAAGCCGAGCAGAACGGATTGAGGTTTCTCAGCCGCTCGCGCGACTGGATCATCGAGACGGATGCCGCCTTGCTCGAAACCATTATCCGCAACCTCGTCTCGAACGCCTTGAAATTCACGAAGTATGGCGGCGTCATACTTGCTGCGCGCGAGCGTGACGGCGAACGCGTGATCGACGTTTTCGACACCGGTCCCGGATTTCCCATCGAGCGGCGCGAAAAAATATTCGAAGAATTTTCGCGTGCCGATCAGCGCGCCTATGGCGTCAACGACGGACTTGGTCTCGGTCTTTCGATCGCGCGCCGCTATGCCGAGCTGCTCGGCATGAAAATTCTCGTCGCCTCCCGAAGCGGACGCGGCTCGCGGTTTACGATTGTATTGCCGAAGAGCAGCATTCTCGAAGTCGCGCGCCGGCCCGAACCGTCGCCGAAGTCCGAGACGGCCATCTACGGAATGAGAATACTCGTTCTCGACGATGATCCGCTCATCGTTGCAGCCCTGACGCGCGATCTCGAAGATCGCGGCAACCTCGCTTTCGGCTACCAAACGGCGGCCGAAGCCGAGAAGGGCCTCTGCAAGGGGTTGGCGATCGACGCGGCCGTACTTGATTTCGATCTGAGAGGATCGGAAACGGGTCTGGAATTCATTAAACGCATGGCAGCTAGGACGAATACGGATATTCCAACCGTGATCCTTTCCGGCGCCACTGATTCTGCTACCCTGGCGATCCTGGCAAAATCGGGCAGACCATGGCTCACAAAGCCCGCCGATCCTGAGCTTATCGCTGCCACGCTGAGTGCGATTCTCAACGCCCATAAGGTTTCGCTGAATGGTTTCAATGCAGAGTTCGGAGCAAATGCAAGTGCCAGCTAA
- a CDS encoding nucleoside deaminase — translation MHRRAVLQGGMTLVAAAMTGSGEAAARKTAVLPDDDVFMKLAIAEAAKAEFPFGAVIVKNGEVMARGHNRTRADRDPTAHGEMVAIRAFLSAHGPDALEGNTTLYTSGEPCCMCMGAILWCGIGRLVYAASVEQLSTKIGQIMLSAEDVASKAPFVSIDIAGPVLGDDAMKLFK, via the coding sequence ATGCATCGGCGAGCCGTGCTTCAAGGTGGAATGACGCTCGTTGCAGCCGCGATGACAGGCTCCGGCGAAGCAGCCGCCCGCAAGACGGCCGTCCTACCTGATGATGATGTTTTTATGAAGCTCGCGATCGCAGAGGCCGCAAAAGCGGAGTTTCCTTTCGGCGCGGTCATCGTCAAAAATGGGGAGGTCATGGCGCGTGGGCACAACCGGACGCGCGCCGATAGAGATCCGACCGCGCACGGTGAAATGGTGGCGATTCGGGCTTTTCTCTCGGCTCACGGCCCGGACGCGCTCGAGGGGAATACAACACTCTACACTTCGGGCGAGCCCTGCTGCATGTGCATGGGCGCGATCCTGTGGTGCGGCATCGGACGGCTCGTCTACGCCGCGTCGGTCGAACAACTTTCGACGAAGATAGGTCAGATCATGCTGTCCGCTGAGGACGTGGCGTCCAAGGCACCGTTCGTTTCCATCGACATAGCCGGACCCGTGCTCGGCGACGATGCGATGAAGTTATTCAAGTAG
- a CDS encoding DUF938 domain-containing protein encodes MDRLTEHRLVSPSAERNKGPVADLLTRLLPDHGLVLEVSSGTGQHIVHFAQQMPYLHWQPTERDEESLRSIAGWRAAKALPNVGEPLRLDVIDQPWPIGFASAVICLNMIHIAPWSAAEALIRGAEAITVPRGILFLYGPYRRSGRHTASSNEAFDRELQAKNPEWGVRDLESVAHLAERHGFEGPEVHDMPANNLSIVFRRRQTG; translated from the coding sequence GTGGACCGTCTTACGGAACATAGGTTGGTCAGCCCATCAGCGGAGCGTAACAAGGGTCCTGTCGCGGACCTGCTCACGCGGCTCTTGCCAGATCATGGTCTCGTCCTCGAGGTGAGCAGCGGCACGGGACAGCACATCGTGCATTTCGCCCAGCAGATGCCGTATCTGCATTGGCAGCCGACCGAACGCGACGAGGAAAGTCTCAGATCGATCGCGGGTTGGCGAGCGGCAAAAGCTTTGCCGAACGTAGGCGAACCGCTCCGTCTTGATGTAATCGATCAGCCTTGGCCAATCGGCTTTGCCTCAGCCGTCATATGCCTCAACATGATCCATATTGCGCCCTGGTCGGCGGCGGAAGCTTTGATACGCGGCGCAGAAGCGATCACAGTTCCGCGAGGGATCTTATTTCTTTACGGGCCTTATCGCAGAAGCGGCCGGCACACGGCCTCGAGCAATGAAGCATTTGATCGAGAACTGCAGGCGAAAAATCCGGAGTGGGGTGTACGCGATCTGGAAAGCGTTGCGCATTTGGCCGAACGGCACGGCTTTGAGGGGCCCGAGGTACACGACATGCCGGCGAACAATCTATCGATTGTGTTTCGCAGGCGCCAGACCGGCTAA
- a CDS encoding response regulator transcription factor, translated as MSAVTILLVDDHPIVREGYHRLLERQDGLHVCAEADDAEQAYRAYKEHRPHVVVMDLSLPGASGLEGVRHIRQWDKDAKILIFTMHLGVAFALKAFEAGASGYVTKSSAPGELVKAVKAVAAGGRFLSEDISRAIAADRLSGPERVIDQLGPRETEILRLLATGLTSETIAEMLNLSTKTVRNHHYAIKGKIGAQNDAHLVWLAVSAGLVTIDDARFEVQPS; from the coding sequence ATGAGTGCGGTCACGATCCTTCTTGTGGACGATCACCCGATCGTCCGCGAAGGTTACCATCGGTTGCTTGAACGTCAGGATGGGCTTCACGTTTGCGCGGAGGCCGATGATGCCGAGCAAGCGTACCGCGCCTATAAGGAACACCGGCCGCACGTCGTCGTCATGGATCTCTCCCTGCCGGGCGCGAGCGGACTCGAAGGCGTGCGCCACATTCGGCAGTGGGACAAAGACGCCAAGATCCTCATCTTCACGATGCACTTGGGCGTCGCATTTGCACTGAAGGCTTTCGAAGCCGGCGCATCCGGCTACGTAACGAAGAGCAGCGCGCCGGGAGAATTGGTGAAGGCCGTGAAGGCCGTCGCGGCTGGCGGCCGCTTCTTGAGCGAAGATATTTCGCGAGCCATCGCAGCCGACCGCCTTTCGGGACCAGAGCGCGTCATCGACCAGCTCGGCCCCCGCGAAACCGAAATTCTTCGGCTTCTCGCCACCGGGCTCACGAGCGAAACCATCGCGGAGATGCTGAATCTCAGCACTAAGACGGTGCGCAACCACCACTACGCGATTAAAGGCAAGATCGGAGCGCAAAACGATGCGCATCTCGTCTGGCTCGCGGTGAGTGCCGGTCTCGTCACCATCGACGACGCGAGATTTGAAGTTCAGCCGTCGTAG
- a CDS encoding ATP-binding protein, translating into MVRLVGRLLTVVLLCLAGAIGWVMVDAHRSIEAETAATADRVSQRLEGLYWQKLLWRDGMSKDTLLPMPDWETLATASVVSPGICVTFTPPGVDPRELCSQIEALGAPAPSWFGATYDFLFGPQTPEKRYLSIRDKDAGYVVSAAQRDGELRLAWHQVSIVVGVATAMAAAIAVLTTLMIGHALIPARTIIEGLRKLQQGDLAWRLPRFRTAEFNLIARAVNDLSEELERTNAARTALTTKLFQVQEEERRALARDLHDEFGQCLTATAALAASIEAGAPADRQDLVEDARAITRAQRRMMENLRGALVRLRSQNIDEIGLEASLRQLVSDHNTQSASRAVVRLNVIGKMTSLPKQVAIDIYRVAQECLTNAMKHGSPTEVRLRVEHVGVARDTISLTVEDDGGGDANNISRGNGHGILGMRERIAALGGSLSIAKATKGIRVAAIIPVLGVPSGLAFGEAAA; encoded by the coding sequence ATGGTCCGCCTCGTAGGTCGCCTTCTGACCGTTGTGCTGTTGTGCCTTGCAGGCGCAATCGGTTGGGTCATGGTCGATGCCCACCGGTCGATCGAGGCCGAAACAGCGGCAACCGCAGATCGCGTCAGCCAGCGGCTCGAAGGCCTTTACTGGCAAAAGCTTTTGTGGCGCGACGGCATGAGCAAGGACACGCTGCTGCCGATGCCCGATTGGGAAACGCTGGCGACCGCGAGCGTCGTTTCGCCCGGTATTTGCGTGACTTTCACGCCCCCCGGCGTCGATCCTCGAGAACTCTGCAGTCAAATCGAAGCCCTCGGCGCGCCCGCACCGTCATGGTTCGGAGCGACCTATGATTTCCTCTTCGGCCCGCAGACACCGGAAAAACGCTATCTTTCAATCCGGGATAAAGATGCCGGCTACGTCGTGTCCGCCGCTCAGCGGGATGGCGAGTTGCGCCTCGCCTGGCATCAAGTCTCCATTGTCGTTGGTGTCGCTACTGCGATGGCGGCAGCAATAGCCGTCCTCACGACGCTGATGATTGGACATGCGCTGATCCCGGCGCGCACCATCATCGAGGGATTGCGCAAATTACAGCAAGGCGACCTCGCGTGGCGGCTGCCGCGGTTTCGTACCGCCGAATTCAATCTGATCGCCCGTGCCGTCAACGACCTGTCCGAGGAACTTGAGCGCACCAATGCGGCGCGAACAGCGCTGACGACCAAGCTGTTTCAAGTCCAGGAAGAGGAGCGCCGCGCGCTTGCGCGTGACCTCCACGACGAATTCGGCCAGTGCTTGACGGCGACGGCGGCCCTTGCAGCCAGCATCGAAGCGGGCGCCCCCGCCGACCGCCAGGATCTCGTGGAAGACGCCCGCGCCATCACTCGCGCCCAGCGGCGCATGATGGAAAATCTTCGCGGGGCACTCGTGCGTCTGCGCTCCCAGAACATTGATGAGATCGGCCTCGAAGCCAGCCTTCGCCAGCTTGTATCGGACCACAACACGCAGTCCGCCTCCCGCGCGGTCGTGCGCTTGAACGTCATCGGCAAAATGACGTCGTTGCCGAAGCAGGTCGCCATCGACATTTACCGCGTCGCTCAGGAGTGCCTGACCAATGCGATGAAGCACGGCTCGCCGACGGAGGTGCGCCTGAGGGTCGAGCATGTCGGCGTTGCACGCGACACGATCAGCCTGACCGTGGAGGACGACGGCGGCGGCGATGCGAACAACATCAGCCGTGGGAACGGTCACGGAATTCTCGGAATGCGCGAGCGCATAGCCGCGCTCGGCGGCAGTCTGTCCATCGCCAAAGCGACAAAGGGCATTCGCGTTGCAGCCATCATTCCGGTGCTCGGAGTTCCCAGCGGGCTGGCCTTCGGTGAGGCGGCCGCATGA
- a CDS encoding MotA/TolQ/ExbB proton channel family protein produces the protein MLRRTPLLHWMIFTGVTVFAAVLLWHFGLIQQMVVSDRTHISSLIAVLYIGASLHCLWRTIIISREDDAARRAGQLVAADSRYLAFHESAAGVAGELPKGLVTSHIRNLATKAGLQGAGRLDQTLLLRGLAGQLRGSNHFGSFASDTLMKLGLLGTIVGFIMMLAPIAGLDAENRVALRSSMTLMGDGMAVAMYTTLAGLVGSILIKIQYYMLDDATNRLFNHAVGMTEVHVVSALERQTAGSK, from the coding sequence TTGCTGCGCCGCACGCCGCTGCTGCACTGGATGATCTTCACCGGCGTGACCGTTTTCGCGGCGGTTCTGCTCTGGCACTTCGGTCTGATCCAGCAGATGGTCGTCAGCGACCGCACGCATATTTCGTCGTTGATCGCGGTGCTCTACATCGGGGCCTCGCTGCATTGCCTCTGGCGGACGATCATCATCTCCCGTGAAGACGACGCGGCCAGGCGGGCAGGACAACTGGTGGCAGCAGACAGCCGCTATCTCGCTTTTCACGAGAGCGCTGCGGGCGTCGCCGGCGAACTCCCGAAGGGCCTCGTCACGTCGCATATTCGCAATCTGGCGACGAAGGCCGGTCTCCAGGGGGCCGGGCGCCTCGATCAGACGCTTCTTCTACGTGGCCTCGCGGGACAGTTGCGGGGATCCAATCACTTCGGCTCGTTCGCGAGCGACACGTTGATGAAGCTCGGGCTGCTCGGAACAATCGTCGGCTTCATCATGATGTTGGCGCCCATCGCCGGACTCGATGCGGAAAATCGCGTGGCGCTCAGGTCATCCATGACGCTCATGGGCGACGGCATGGCGGTCGCCATGTACACGACGCTTGCGGGTCTCGTCGGGTCGATCCTGATCAAAATACAGTATTACATGCTCGATGACGCCACGAACCGGCTCTTCAATCACGCTGTCGGTATGACCGAGGTTCATGTCGTCTCGGCCCTCGAACGGCAGACGGCGGGAAGCAAATGA
- a CDS encoding sodium:solute symporter, whose amino-acid sequence MLITFGAIAIFFAIIIVVLQLSGIKDRDFTDYAVGGRSFGARYQAMSFLNTWYPGAMFTAFGGMAAGAGVISFYVLSYSLLTVVLMYLMAKPVWIWGKTFNLRTQPDLLALRFGSRHIRTIAAVVGIISGVPWLVLGMQALGTLFQHMSLGTLSFAEAVMLGVAVIALRQVWTVRMGMRGVVISDMAQGIVAYIIGSAVLIGLIVWMVLARGITFDALDQKMFAIPSIGSTEGPLYLFSLILTGAIGGWCWPYIFVRLFTADGVESLKKSAALAVPLSLVFGVALLIFGMLGSQIPGVSAHPNDVWFIVSKEAGGLWLLGLAGVIVLAASMGHTDGNIQATGAQIANDLVGNYWQLGERQLIVIAKLGMLGLTVLSSWLACLELPALFSLAVLAYQGIIQLAVPQFLGIFWKRGNKYGAIAGMVAGFIVAVVLELAHPGYLPWAYGLTSGAVALAANLTIYVAMAYLLPQSQAERRRVEELFDLIEGKRSAASLSKGVREPA is encoded by the coding sequence ATGCTCATCACATTTGGCGCCATCGCAATATTCTTCGCGATCATCATCGTCGTTCTGCAGCTCAGCGGCATCAAGGATCGTGACTTCACAGACTACGCCGTAGGCGGCCGGTCGTTCGGGGCACGCTATCAGGCGATGTCGTTTCTCAATACCTGGTATCCCGGTGCGATGTTCACGGCGTTCGGGGGCATGGCGGCGGGCGCCGGCGTGATCTCGTTCTACGTTCTTTCCTACAGCCTGCTCACCGTCGTCCTCATGTACTTGATGGCGAAGCCCGTATGGATTTGGGGGAAGACGTTCAATCTTCGCACGCAGCCCGATCTTCTGGCGCTGCGCTTCGGCTCGCGTCATATCCGGACGATTGCGGCCGTCGTCGGCATCATCTCCGGCGTTCCGTGGCTCGTTCTCGGCATGCAGGCGCTCGGCACGCTCTTCCAGCATATGTCGCTCGGGACGCTGTCGTTTGCCGAAGCCGTCATGCTTGGCGTGGCCGTCATCGCACTCCGCCAGGTGTGGACGGTGCGTATGGGCATGCGCGGCGTCGTCATCTCCGACATGGCGCAGGGCATCGTCGCCTACATCATCGGTAGCGCGGTGCTGATCGGCCTTATCGTTTGGATGGTGCTCGCACGCGGCATCACGTTCGACGCGCTGGATCAGAAGATGTTCGCCATACCCTCCATCGGTTCGACAGAGGGCCCGCTATATCTCTTCAGCCTGATCCTGACGGGCGCGATCGGCGGTTGGTGCTGGCCGTACATTTTCGTCCGGCTCTTCACCGCCGATGGTGTGGAAAGCCTAAAGAAGTCCGCGGCGCTCGCTGTTCCGCTGTCGCTCGTCTTCGGCGTTGCGCTGCTGATATTCGGAATGTTGGGATCGCAAATTCCCGGTGTCTCGGCGCATCCCAACGACGTGTGGTTCATCGTTAGCAAGGAAGCTGGAGGGCTTTGGCTCTTAGGACTGGCGGGCGTGATCGTGCTCGCGGCTTCGATGGGGCATACGGACGGCAACATCCAAGCGACGGGCGCGCAGATCGCCAACGATCTCGTCGGCAACTACTGGCAACTCGGCGAGCGTCAGCTGATCGTCATCGCCAAACTCGGGATGCTCGGATTGACAGTGTTGTCATCGTGGCTCGCTTGTCTGGAGTTGCCCGCGCTCTTCTCGCTCGCTGTCCTTGCCTATCAGGGCATCATCCAACTTGCCGTTCCGCAGTTCCTTGGCATCTTCTGGAAACGAGGCAACAAGTACGGCGCGATCGCCGGCATGGTCGCGGGGTTCATTGTTGCGGTCGTTCTCGAGCTTGCGCATCCAGGTTACCTGCCATGGGCATATGGGCTGACCTCGGGTGCCGTCGCGCTCGCCGCCAACCTGACGATCTACGTCGCAATGGCCTACCTGCTTCCCCAATCTCAGGCCGAGCGGCGGCGCGTCGAAGAGCTGTTCGATTTGATCGAGGGCAAGCGTTCGGCTGCGTCGCTTTCGAAAGGCGTGCGAGAGCCGGCATAA
- a CDS encoding molybdopterin-binding protein has product MSKIMLTRRKLLVTGAVGASSLVLGGCDTFDFLSQNDSRARAVLEKANNLTYHAQRLLIRNGALAPEYSETEIRQGQRPNGSTDPQTNEYVTLKDNGFADYRLAVTGLVERPRNYSLAELQNMPSRTQITRHDCVEGWSCIAKWTGTPLSRILDEVGLKPNARYVVFHCYDKYDDNAGAVPYYESCDLIDARHPQTILAYGLNGESLPVANGAPIRVRIERALGYKQPKYVHTIELVDSFAHMGRGKGGFWEDLGYDWYAGI; this is encoded by the coding sequence ATGAGCAAGATCATGCTGACCCGCCGCAAACTCTTGGTCACGGGCGCCGTCGGAGCTTCATCGCTGGTTCTCGGCGGCTGCGATACATTCGATTTCCTGAGCCAGAACGACAGTCGCGCTCGTGCAGTTCTAGAAAAAGCAAACAATCTCACCTACCACGCCCAGCGGCTGCTGATCCGTAACGGCGCGCTCGCACCGGAATATTCCGAGACCGAGATTCGCCAGGGCCAACGCCCCAACGGATCGACCGATCCGCAAACGAATGAGTATGTGACGCTCAAAGACAACGGGTTTGCCGATTACCGCCTCGCGGTAACCGGGCTCGTCGAGCGGCCGCGAAACTATTCGCTCGCGGAGCTACAAAACATGCCATCACGAACGCAGATCACCCGCCACGATTGCGTCGAGGGATGGAGTTGCATTGCCAAATGGACCGGCACGCCGCTCTCGCGCATTCTTGACGAAGTCGGCCTGAAGCCGAATGCGCGTTACGTCGTCTTTCATTGCTATGACAAGTACGACGACAACGCCGGTGCGGTGCCTTACTACGAGAGCTGCGATCTTATCGACGCGCGCCATCCGCAGACGATCTTGGCGTACGGGCTCAACGGCGAAAGTCTGCCCGTCGCCAACGGCGCACCAATCCGCGTCCGCATCGAGCGCGCGCTCGGCTACAAACAGCCCAAATATGTTCACACCATCGAGCTCGTCGATAGCTTCGCCCATATGGGCCGCGGCAAGGGCGGATTTTGGGAAGACCTCGGGTACGATTGGTACGCGGGCATCTAA